A stretch of the Metopolophium dirhodum isolate CAU chromosome 8, ASM1992520v1, whole genome shotgun sequence genome encodes the following:
- the LOC132951369 gene encoding uncharacterized protein K02A2.6-like: protein MGPYPRTSRGKQYILVATDLFSRWTEAYPLGTATTKTMTETLEREFFSRFGYPRVCLSDNGPQFVANDMRKAIEQWGAEGWTTPVYHPRANPVKRRNQELKKGLRALLIDGNHNTWDTKLAPILFSIRNRRNDRTGYPPSVLVLGREGKRPGDWILSRTVDNPIEQINMARVSRENNVLTAPPVTGGPTDTKYKTGDTAYYKAHHLSNAHKKFHAGFAPKWWGPVKLHKRVGKGVFTTDQQPARKNHVSCLKRTNTAAPKTPPTQPPSQP, encoded by the coding sequence ATGGGCCCCTACCCGCGTACGAGTAGGGGAAAACAATACATACTGGTCGCCACGGATCTGTTTAGTAGATGGACCGAGGCATACCCCCTCGGAACAGCTACTACAAAAACAATGACCGAAACGCTTGAACGAGAATTCTTTTCACGTTTCGGATACCCCCGTGTGTGCTTAAGCGATAACGGACCACAGTTCGTAGCAAACGATATGCGTAAAGCGATCGAACAGTGGGGGGCCGAGGGCTGGACAACTCCGGTATATCAcccgagggccaacccagtcAAACGCCGTAACcaggaattaaaaaaaggtcTACGCGCGCTACTCATCGACGGCAACCACAACACCTGGGACACCAAGCTAGCCCCCATTCTTTTTTCGATCAGGAACAGGCGTAACGACCGGACAGGATATCCACCATCGGTACTCGTCCTCGGGAGAGAGGGCAAAAGGCCGGGGGACTGGATACTGTCGCGGACAGTGGACAACCCGATCGAACAAATAAACATGGCTAGGGTGAGTCGCGAAAACAATGTACTGACCGCACCACCGGTAACAGGTGGGCCGACGGACACAAAGTACAAAACAGGTGACACGGCGTACTACAAGGCACACCACCTGTCAAACGCGCACAAAAAATTTCACGCCGGCTTCGCACCGAAATGGTGGGGACCGGTAAAGCTACACAAACGCGTAGGCAAAGGTGTGTTTACCACAGACCAACAGCCAGCACGCAAAAATCACGTGTCCTGCCTAAAACGCACGAACACCGCAGCGCCCAAAACACCCCCCACCCAACCCCCATCACAACCATAA